The window TCATCTCGCTCCAACTGCCACTCGCACCGAAATAGCCTTTCAGCTGTCCATTATCTAATTAACGTGctcttacatatttatttcctatCTATTTATGTATGGGTAGAATAGTTCAGGCTGTGTTATTGTCCCTTTTACTCAATTCGTGACAAGGTTCATAATAGCATCAACATATGTGTAATGTCATCGAattgtcaataataaatatgtgttatcATTCATACGATTAAAAGAGATTATACTGTGTAAAATGTTAAGTATGATATCGATTAAAAGGCATTAAGCTCGCATCCTTGACGTGATTTAAGACATCGCTGGATAGTCAAGTTTCTTTGCCATATTCGATTTTTGTTTCTATACAAAAGTTGTATACTTCTACAATAACTCACCCATTAAACGTATCCAATAAAGTAAAAGAGCAATTACGCACATACCCaagtgatattaattataacggCCATTGCGTTGGCAACGAGGTGCGAGCCGCGGCGCGGCGCGTGGCGACACACCTTGTTGCGACTACATGTCGCGTACCTGCACGCTAACGCTACGCTGACTGCCCAAGTGGCCGTGCGCCTTTGCGTGCTTCTGCTTTGTTGAGTGTGTtggatttaattaagtattcaGAGAcagtatattgtaaaaatgttagAAATGCATTGTATCTATtagattatttgttatttaattatatgtatgcaGGTAAATTCCTGCAGATAATTCAGTAATTTGAGTAGGTACAAAcatcatttcataatttaattaagtaggTACCTTTATACCTTATTATATTGAAGCAGCATGAAAGTGCATGCTTCAGATACGGTTTGTTTGTACAAAACGTACTTAGATTTTTGAAATGGgactgttatttaaaatgtacggTCGATCAACTTATCATTTTTCGGAcacttaaatgaaaatttattattaaattcggttatataaaatgtttcgaTTAACATTGTTAGTTGTGACTTGAAActacaaaattgtttttgggTTCAAAAAACTGTTTGTTATAAAGGTTATTTATAGCAACTGAATAATACATGGCGTTcaaggtttatattttttaatttcaattgctACAAACTACTCATCTCTTGAGCGGAGGAACATATAAAATGGTATCCCACTATTCAATATCCATAaagaaattaacaaacaatCCACGGCACagctataattaattaagcacTCGATTATTCAGCGTTTTATTTGAGAATCGCGTGTTGTTCCGCCACGTTCGTCGCCATCTGACAgcagcaaacaaacaaacaagatGGAGGTCGTTTTTGGCGGCAAACGATTTGAAATGGCGACGGCGTGGCAGCACTTTGATCGTAACACGACAACTTGATAAATTGTCGCCGCATTTTAATGGGAGATGGGACGaattaagtttattgttgTCATAACTCGTGAGGGTGCTTGGCCCGCCGAGATTAATTGAAGTGTAAATAGTCGAGCGGTCTGTGTTGCCAGCTCTAAATATGCGGGAGTATTTGCTGCTGTTACCGCCGGTTACGGATTGAGACATAACTATAAATTTGTTCTTTTTAGgtttttatatgcatatttgTTCGATGCGAATGTTTCTATGAGGATTATTAAAGGGTTctagatgttattatttatttatatatgctatataaaaagaaacattatcTTTGTTACGTATTATGTATTGAGAAAATGATTCGGTATTTTCTTCAATGGCAAAAaatacttgaataaataataattctacatTTAACCATAAACAAAGCTTCTCTATCATAATTACAGTCTAAAAATATCAGTATTGTGCAACCGCATCAGTTGCGGTCCATCCGGCGGCACATCAATAACGTGAACAGCGTGACGGGAGGGATGCGAGAGGAGGCACGACAAAAATGTACTCAGGAATTAATACAAACACTACTATCTTATTGTACGCTTGCGTACAGAAGtgattatatacaattataatatcttatacgtaataaaatggtattttataacttttttaattagaatattttgaagttaatgcttgaaaacaataaataatgaaacatctTATCATTCTACTTACAGAATAAATAGCAGGTATCTTGgttaagattatttaaaaaaacttgtttaaatttaaattaaaacaaacaaatactatATGGAATCAAATCGAATCATCTTTTACTATTTCAATCGTTATacattaggtatatttattatatgtactatCTTCAGATAGACAAGAGTTGGGGaaggattttaattattttttgttataatatgcaACTGCaacttgttataattaatacgttATAATCCGCTGGTAAATGGTAAAACCATGTTATCACGATTTAAAGTGCTTCTaaaagaagtctaattgaataaataaacatagttACGTTAGATTAAAGGGAGGAAAATAGGCAACTTATTTCCGTTTCCCATTTTCCTCCCTCCACTGATATATATAAACGGAATATAATCCACGAACGCAAAACCAGTTAGCACTTTAAGAAACAATTACTTTCAGATACATTAACTAAAACTGAaaacaagtaaatatattcaaaacacTTTTTCTCTCACAAGCCCGCACAAAGCGGTGCGCAGTGTCAGCCATTTTTCATAGCACGGCTGAACGCTTGCCCGCCGAACGGATTTAGCTGCGGGACATTTCAGCTAATTGCTTTTTTACTGACTCTCGGGAAAATAAGGATGTGCGCTTGATTGGCCGGGAACATCGTTTAATAGATACCACAGagtatatattcaaattatgtgTATCTTAGTTCTTTTTCTACTATGAAATTGAGATAttgttctaaaaatataaaccgaCTTATTAAAACATTCGCTTTTAATACTAGAATATTAAAAGAGTTAGCTTTgctaaaagtaaatatttgtcattaaaataCCTCTGATATTTAGCTGTCGGCTTTGATAAGGAGATCTATCTATGTGATGTTTATTCGGTTCGATATATGATCAGTGAGAACGTAATGTGattgtgtttaattgtttatcaGATGTCTACTCTAGTGTATCCTTGtgttaaatacaaactttgcttaaacttaaactcaagcatttatttattcaataagacaTCTTATAGAAGAACTCTTGAATtatcataacacagttttaacattgtCGTCCCTGAcgaagttaaattttaaatgtaactacagattatactatacttatgttatataaatattttcttcatgtatcattaataaaaatgatgttGAAAGAAGTACATACAGGATAATGAAATTACGTTGGCACCTGAGTAGATAagtttatacatacaaatataaatataatttttattgttttatttaattattattgcatttcattttatatgtttttaatataaaagagatgaaaataatatgattactattataattttttgagtGTACTTGTTTGCAATTATCTCATCaatagcggtccgccccgacttcgcccgtggtacatattaaGCCTAttacatcttaatatatataaatctcgtgtcacaatgtttatcctcaatggactcctaaaccaccttaccgattataataaaattcgcacaccatgtgcagttcgatccatcttgagagataggatagtttatattattttaattacgataaaagaCTACCCGGGCGAAGCCCGGGCGTGccgctagtatattatataatttttcaaatcggcccagttcctgagataagtgcgttcaaacaaacaaactcttcagctttataatttatttttttattttttaattattcataacatCATTACCATAACAGGGATAATGCGACAGCGATACctacacaatttataacaataaattcatatcGCATAGAGCCGTGAATCATGgtaatatgaattatgaacAAACTCAGGATATAATcagaatgttaattattaccacgcgctatttaatattcaaatagagTCTATTTAATAGACAGTTATATAAAACAGCATTTAATTTCACGCTGTCCGTGGCGAGGCGCCCACACATCGCAGACCTGTCGGCGACCAATGATGGACTGATTTACAAGCTATGCTATTGTCATGTCGCTGACAACGAATTGAAGTTTTCATCACGACATTAATCTTGAAACGAATTCATCACTGTCTAGGTTTGTAATGACATTTTAGGTTTGGGTATAAATTACGTGGTTCTGCGAAATTGGTGGAGTGAGTTAATAGCTTATcgattcattatattatgtggctaaagcatattatataggtactgAATCTATGGgctaaaatctaaaaaaacattaataattacatcctctgtcaaatattattaacccttTGGATAACGGACCATACTTTTAGTAATAATTTGGTAAATGAGTTCAGTTTTCCTTTAATAACTAGGAGTTTGTTTCATAAACTTTGGTATCATCTTACTGATAAGTTATTAGCATAAGcttactagctgacccagcGAACTATCTAACGCTATAGAATTTTACCATATTTTTCCTAACTTTGGTATCAAATCTTTTAAACCCTCCCCAGActattattatgaatgaatcATTATTGGTCCAGCGATCCTCGGGTGAAGCGAAACTAAGGAGATGTAattgacttttatttttatagattaacatttttaaccgATGTTCCCAACAACATACCTAAGGTTCTCAaatcaactttatattttttgttttgttattgaataacTTTGCAGGTTTTCAACTGATTGACGTGATAATTTTGTTCGATAGGAAAATgttgtcatttataaaatttggagTGGTAGGTACCTTCCCTACTTTAAACGTTTCCGTGGAACAGAATTCTGCTTCTCTGTATTACCACGCTaccaattttttctatttatttttatgatattgtagACAGTACAAGAcagttattattcatatttaaaaatgtgagaAATATGTACGCTACcaattttttccatttatttttatgatattgtagACAGTACAagacaattattattcatattaaaaaatgtgagaaatatgttttttttatttaattacttatttttatcatgaaaGTTGccagaagaaaaaaaaataagtgatttttcttttatctgtgtcatacattatacaaacatacttaaagtatctgtgtataaataaaatcaactgTCAAAAGTCAAAAGCTGAACCTGTGATTTTAgcaataaattgtacaatttcTTCAGAAATAtatcgatttttataattatgggGACAGAAGTGGCGTTATCATTTAGTACTTTACGTACGCAATTAGAAAATGAGCGAAATAGTTTATTCAAATtagatgaaaatataaagaaaatagtgCAAACATCAGGACGATATTCTAATGAAAGGTTAGTTAGGTCGCTCCTCCGCTAATTTAGattcatttttgtaaaaaaacacTACAGTTTTATTGTTACCTTTTACAGATACAATCCTTTCGGTGATCATCCTAGAGGAGGACCTAGGCTAGGCGGCAGAAATTCTTATACAGACACAAATAAGAACGAAGACCAATTCTTTAAACGTAAACATGaaacaaaaactgtttttagCAGGTaaatcaaaactttttatttatcttacatCATAATAGCTTTTCAGAATagtaaacaacaatttataacTATCAGGTGTTTACCCACCATGGAAAATTTCTTCTCATTTATTCCGCCTACAGATATTACCTATAGatgttaacaaatataacttcTTGTAGATTATCAGCGAAAACCAATGATAGTGACGGAGAAGAAGAGGCACCAGGACCCAAAAGAACTCGGGTGTCCTCAGCAGTATGCCGTGAGCTCCCAACTAGAGCAGCTGTCCTGCGAGCTCAAGGGGATGATGAGCAAGCAAGGACTAGAAATAGGAGAATATTTGGTTCACTTCTTGGGACTCTTCAAAAATTCAAACAGGAAGAGATTGTGTTACAAACTaaagtaattacataattcatatttgtttCATGAAGTGTTGtgattatgaaaaattaaccAATATTTAGATAATGAAGTTTTAATGTCTAATGTTAAGTGTATTTGaatttgctatttatattatgatttgcCTTACAATGGTCTAGGTATGAAATTTTgcacaaatatttcaataaaatgacaataatatgCTTCATTAAATACttcacttattatttattaagttttattattaagttttatcatAAGCAGACAGGCAATGTTCACAGAATAATCAGTTTCCTATTAAAGCATCAATATGACaaagtctccccgtgaccttgctcgctgtaaagtgtttgaaacgttggggtaataataaaacgaataaattcgcatttaacatccgttaaaaagtctttaatttctaaatgtataatactagcGTAAAATCAATCACAAGATAATACTATGATAAAATACTGtcaagttaaatttaatttaaatttcacaaattGCAGGAAGATAAAAAAGCCCAAGTGGAAAGAAAAATAGAGGAGCAAGCTCGgcaggaaaaggaaagggaaTTAAAAGAGAGGAGAGTGTTATTCGCTGAGCGGGAACACAAGAAAGCAACGATCAAAGCTCTAGAAGCTAAGATGGCGAGAGTGCAAGAGTTTGAAAAGTGGGAGGAATCTCAACGCAACCTCGGCAACTTCATTCTCACTAAGGCGAAGCCCCATGTGTATTGGCTACCTAAGAAAATGTCTGAGAAGGCAACGGAGAAGTTGACTTCTAGTAGAAAGTATCATGAAAGTGAGTGGTTCTgtcatttgtattaatattaggCTTTGTAGTCTGTGCAGAAGCTACAGTATTTGACTTTTTATTCATTGGagcttattaaattgttatattactactagctgcacccggcaaacgctgttctgtcttactcttatcatttaggggtaagaaaaatgaaatttggccgattctcatagatacagGATAAGcccaaaaaatttcatcaaaatcggtcaagccctttcggaggagtatggcaacgaaaactgtgacgcgagaattttacatattagaaGATTGCAATAGATTATTTGAGTAGaattgttttgtacaataattttttaaatcactatTAAGCCAAGTGTAGTGAAAGAATGGTAAGTGAAATAGttctaaaatgttatattgcaATAAGTATTTACTAGGGTCGCTGCACACGACTCATTGACCACACGTACAAAACGCCACTGCCATATTTCctataatttttgtacattttatcgACGCCAGCTTAATTGGTTCTCTACAAATCGCTTCTCGTGACGACCTCTGTAGCTGTCGTGGTCAGCTCGTGTGCGGTGACCCTTAATGagtaatttagttaattaaaagcaattatcaaataattaccGTTTCCAGTTAAATATGGTCCATTATATCGCAGTAAGTAACGTCAGCTATTTTGACAtagacatattattttttgcaccaactaacttttataattacgaacattaataaaattatgtaaaatggtTTTAGACCTTACCAACTAATCTTGATTTTATTTGGATAGTTATGACTTTCTCCATGTTAActgtagtaaaaaaaatatttaggaaAGGAGACAGGACTGCAGCACACCAATTGGAAAGCTACATACAGAAaggcttttataaatattttaagatgttCAAACCATTAAACACATATACATATCTTAATAGATATCATGTCAAACCATTCAGCTGTTCTTGTATTATAAGTCACTTATATATAgaaacctatatatatatatattgattttgtaaTACCAGATCCATtacctccttggtacagtggtcaacgcgtgagcgtagaacccaGGGGTcccgggttcgattcccggttcCCGGCAGAATAAAGAAAGCTGATCAGCatccataaaaaaatcgctcagtgaacagatgtatatcatctgccccataccccactgggggacacgggacttcactttaacTTTAATAACAGATTCATGCCCATATTGAAATCTAACTTGAACATATCACAGAGTGCATGGCGAAGAAACGCCAAGAGCTGCAGGAGGAGTTGCAGCGGATAGAGCAGCGCTGTCTGCGGCAGAAGCCCGGGGCTAAGGAGAATGATCCGCAGCATGACGATGTGCCTTCCGTCCAGCAAGTTCATGTAACTATTATTGCTGTTATGCTATtgtatatgtaaatgaaatgCTAAATCACTACACAGGTCGCATTCAAATCCCATTCAGACAattctagttctgacaatttaatgGAGGAtcagttttttgtaaaaaatggtTATTGTTCAATAGTAAAAagtataatgtaatgaaaataaaatgtaaaactgCTTAAACAGAATTTCTGGCAACCCTATTTCAGTTCAGAATCGCTGGCAACCCTCGTGTTTTAATAACTACTTATTTCATCTATGTTCGTGTTAATTACTTCAGGAAATTGAGGAAAATGGCAACAAGAAGAGAGACAAGTTCGCGATGGACGCAGATGACAAAGACGACAGCGATGCGGATGACAGACATGATGACAAGAATGTGGAGCAGGAACCGGCTCCCGGTAAGATTGCTCaagataaaaaacatttaagtaATCTATTTACAGAAGaatgaaaatttttctttttcctacccttcccagtccattccttctttccagtcttcaatcctttccttatcccttaccctttatgggcggtggtgattgccTCAGCcgaatcaccagctcagttgcccattattacattaaaaatttatgatttcaaGGACAAAATTATACAGAGAAGCACACAGAAGCAAGAAAAAAGAACACATGCAATAAtatgacaatataaaataataatataaaaagatttgCTCAATCTGTGCTGCAGTTATGCTCACACAGCACTGGTTTATAAAAAGTTCGGTGGTTAAAAGAGTTCGGTTAGTTACACCATTTGTTACCTGAGAAAGGGTTAACtagttttgatgaaattttgcacGGAGATAGTTAAGAGCCGAGAAAGGATATAGAGTGGTTGTTATCCCGGCAACCCGGTAACGGGATCTATAGGGAGCAAGCTGTAGCTCCACCTTCCTTCCTTtcactacgcgggcgaaagacataaagctagttataataataataataataattcatttattctcTCATCACAAATGTGTATACTTATTGTTATACTTATTGCTTAATANNNNNNNNNNNNNNNNNNNNNNNNNNNNNNNNNNNNNNNNNNNNNNNNNNNNNNNNNNNNNNNNNNNNNNNNNNNNNNNNNNNNNNNNNNNNNNNNNNNNNNNNNNNNNNNNNNNNNNNNNNNNNNNNNNNNNNNNNNNNNNNNNNNNNNNNNNNNNNNNNNNNNNNNNNNNNNNNNNNNNNNNNNNNNNNNNNNNNNNNNNNNNNNNNNNNNNNNNNNNNNNNNNNNNNNNNNNNNNNNNNNNNNNNNNNNNNNNNNNNNNNNNNNNNNNNNNNNNNNNNNNNNNNNNNNNNNNNNNNNNNNNNNNNNNNNNNNNNNNNNNNNNNNNNNNNNNNNNNNNNNNNNNNNNNNNNNNNNNNNNNNNNNNNNNNNNNNNNNNNNNNNNNNNNNNNNNNNNNNNNNNNNNNNNNNNNNNNNNNNNNNNNNNNNNNNNNNNNNNNNNNNNNNNNNNNNNNNNNNNNNNNNNNNNNNNNNNNNNNNNNNNNNNNNNNNNNNNNNNNNNNNNNNNNNNNNNNNNNNNNNNNNNNNNNNNNNNNNNNNNNNNNNNNNNNNNNNNNNNNNNNNNNNNNNNNNNNNNNNNNNNNNNNNNNNNNNNNNNNNNNNNNNNNNNNNNNNNNNNNNNNNNNNNNNNNNNNNNNNNNNNNNNNNNNNNNNNNNNNNNNNNNNNNNNNNNNNNNNNNNNNNNNNNNNNNNNNNNNNNNNNNNNNNNNNNNNNNNNNNNNNNNNNNNNNNNNNNNNNNNNNNNNNNNNNNNNNNNNNNNNNNNNNNNNNNNNNNNNNNNNNNNNNNNNNNNNNNNNNNNNNNNNNNNNNNNNNNNNNNNNNNNNNNNNNNNNNNNNNNNNNNNNNNNNNNNNNNNNNNNNNNNNNNNNNNNNNNNNNNNNNNNNNNNNNNNNNNNNNNNNNNNNNNNNNNNNNNNNNNNNNNNNNNNNNNNNNNNNNNNNNNNNNNNNNNNNNNNNNNNNNNNNNNNNNNNNNNNNNNNNNNNNNNNNNNNNNNNNNNTTTTATTAATACTGTCCACTGTAaaggtttataataattacttttaactatagatttattacttataaaggTTTTGAAAGAACTCACGATTGCAAACaaggatttttataattaaaacagatttttaaaacataactaaCTGAAAACACGTCCGTTCACAATCGTGGCGCGGCGGCGGGGGATATTTTAGgagttatatgtatgttaacATTCAATGAATGGCTAATTGCGATTAAACTTTGTCTTAAGTTATTGGTTAAAGGAAAtgataaatagaatatttataagactAAACTTTAACCttgttattcttttattttgttaatctaCGTTTTTAATTGCAGTTCAGTAAGTgagtaatttgaatttttgtttccTTTCCACTGTTTAATATACTGGTATTAGGTAATATatacactaaaatataaatataataaaagctcAGAAGACTTACTGTTGTGCACTAAAATccagatatatttattgaattatttttcttcgAGATAATTTTGCAATTGCACTTATGACTGGTGCTGTgttgtattcaaatatatcttttgtgcatttaaataatcaaatatttgtatcttttgtgaatatatatatttttttattaccagAACCAgaagaaaacaaaatggaCACAAGTACAGAGCACACTGAGCAAAATAACACTGTACCAGAGAATACTGATGACATATCGCAACCAGAGCCCAAACTCGACGTAGAAGAGAAAACAATAGATTCGGAAGACCCAGAACATTCCTAATGCCTAATTAACACAAGGGGATAGCATATGCAAGCCTCGTGCCGTCCTTGTCGCACCTCGTACGAGAGACAGAGATAGCATTAGGCCAGCATATACAATGTACCTTGTCTAAACGGACCTTTATCTGAATGGCCAA is drawn from Zerene cesonia ecotype Mississippi chromosome 8, Zerene_cesonia_1.1, whole genome shotgun sequence and contains these coding sequences:
- the LOC119828465 gene encoding pinin gives rise to the protein MGTEVALSFSTLRTQLENERNSLFKLDENIKKIVQTSGRYSNERYNPFGDHPRGGPRLGGRNSYTDTNKNEDQFFKRKHETKTVFSRLSAKTNDSDGEEEAPGPKRTRVSSAVCRELPTRAAVLRAQGDDEQARTRNRRIFGSLLGTLQKFKQEEIVLQTKEDKKAQVERKIEEQARQEKERELKERRVLFAEREHKKATIKALEAKMARVQEFEKWEESQRNLGNFILTKAKPHVYWLPKKMSEKATEKLTSSRKYHEKCMAKKRQELQEELQRIEQRCLRQKPGAKENDPQHDDVPSVQQVHEIEENGNKKRDKFAMDADDKDDSDADDRHDDKNVEQEPAPEPEENKMDTSTEHTEQNNTVPENTDDISQPEPKLDVEEKTIDSEDPEHS